GGAGCTAGACCTATGTTAAGAACCTCTAGCAAGAACGGGTCGATTTCATCATGAAAAGGAATAGGTAAGTCTACGATTAACACAGCATCGTATCCTACAGTTTTTAACTGTTGCAGATATTCCTTCCCTAATTGCAACAAAGGATTGAAATAACTAAAGAGTACAAGTGGAACTTCGGAGCTTTCTCTTATACGCCTTGCGATCTCTAAAATCATTGTAGAGTTAGCTCGGTTTTCTAAAGCTCTTTCATGAGCTTTTTGTATCACTGGACCATCTGCAACAGGATCAGAAAAAGGAAATCCTATTTCTAAAATATCCACACCTCCACGAATTAACGCTTGCGCGCAAGCGACGCTATAATCCAGTCCACCATCTCCTCCTGTTAAGTATCCAATGAATGGTTTCTTGTTCTTAAATGTCTCGTCTATTCTATGCATAATAACCTGATTCCATTAGATTTTTTACATGTAATAAATCCTTATCTCCTCTTCCGGATAAGTTCACAATAACGATACTCTCCTTAGGAAGCTTAGGAGCCATCCTTATTAAGCATGCTAAAGCATGCGAAGACTCTAAAGCAGGGATGATCCCTTCGGCCCTAGATAGCAAAGAAAATGCTTCTAGAGCCTCCTTATCTGTTGCTGTAGTGTAAGATGCCCTTCCAGATTCATAAAATTCTGCATGTACAGGACCTACAGAGGAATAATTCATCCCTGCAGAAATTGAATGTGTATTCAAAATTTGTCCTTCTT
This genomic stretch from Chlamydia pecorum E58 harbors:
- the trpA gene encoding tryptophan synthase subunit alpha, whose product is MHRIDETFKNKKPFIGYLTGGDGGLDYSVACAQALIRGGVDILEIGFPFSDPVADGPVIQKAHERALENRANSTMILEIARRIRESSEVPLVLFSYFNPLLQLGKEYLQQLKTVGYDAVLIVDLPIPFHDEIDPFLLEVLNIGLAPILLATPSSSDQRLSQISTYARGFLYYVSHKGTTGVRANLAEDFATQISRMRQHFSIPIVSGFGIGDRESAKEALECADGFVVGSAFVEKIGEKTPLEELTLFARSIDPR